One Tachypleus tridentatus isolate NWPU-2018 chromosome 3, ASM421037v1, whole genome shotgun sequence DNA window includes the following coding sequences:
- the LOC143247742 gene encoding RWD domain-containing protein 3-like isoform X1 yields MNKTVWWRVRHALTLNVKIHLLYWMLSERNNGNLMMQREEIDTLQAIYSRDGELEILFQDETTCVISLKINLNSENLYKHSSNKHGKKFTITLELPEGYPHVVPNISVDCNLFTRQTQTRLLADIRSYALTLLGSPMVMDLVLWLQENGLCYVSEEKDVTLSQESEETWTTLLSLDHMRSKTKYVKTLKYWAGELGLLNVIIFYRRWIFLLLQGKQKLVKEFVTRLRTVRVDVDSAGQSCKERMLTVLYERVTEHSLGSREFMVHESDEENSLEGLFEDLNVVSLFNNIIKPIISLVSQPLKSHLRNEILVRSLPSDLRDLDQIN; encoded by the exons ATGAATAAAACCGTATGGTGGAGGGTTAGGCATGCTCTGACTTTGAATGTGAAAATACACTTGTTGTATTGGA TGCTAAGTGAAAGAAATAATGGCAACCTAATGATGCAAAGGGAAGAAATAGACACCTTGCAGGCAATTTACTCCAGAGATGGGGAGCTTGAAATTTTATTCCAAG ATGAGACAACTTGTGTGATATCCTTGAAAATCAACCTGAACTCCGAAAATCTCTATAAACACTCCAGTAATAAACATGGAAAAAAGTTCACTATTACATTAGAACTTCCAGAAGGATATCCACACGTTGTTCCTAATATCTCTGTTGATTGTAACCTCTTCACAAGACAGACACAGACAAGGTTATTGGCTGATATAAGAAGTTATGCCCTAACCCTTCTGGGTTCACCAATGGTAATGGATCTCGTTCTGTGGCTCCAAGAAAATGGACTTTGTTATGTTTCAGAAGAGAAAGATGTAACTTTGTCCCAAGAATCGG AAGAAACGTGGACAACGTTGCTGTCTCTAGATCATATGAGATCTAAAACCAAGTATGTAAAGACATTAAAGTATTGGGCTGGTGAACTCGgtttgttaaatgtaattatcTTCTACAGAAGGTGGATTTTCTTACTACTACAGGGGAAACAGAAACTTGTTAAG GAATTCGTAACACGACTGAGAACGGTACGTGTCGATGTCGATTCAGCTGGACAAAGTTGTAAGGAACGAATGCTGACCGTTCTTTACGAAAGAGTAACAGAGCATTCACTTGG TTCGAGAGAGTTTATGGTGCACGAAAGTGACGAAGAAAATTCTTTAGAGGGATTATTTGAGGATCTTAACGTCGTCTCTCTGtttaacaacataataaaacCTATAATTA
- the LOC143247742 gene encoding RWD domain-containing protein 3-like isoform X2 has protein sequence MTNNIKEALYIVLSERNNGNLMMQREEIDTLQAIYSRDGELEILFQDETTCVISLKINLNSENLYKHSSNKHGKKFTITLELPEGYPHVVPNISVDCNLFTRQTQTRLLADIRSYALTLLGSPMVMDLVLWLQENGLCYVSEEKDVTLSQESEETWTTLLSLDHMRSKTKYVKTLKYWAGELGLLNVIIFYRRWIFLLLQGKQKLVKEFVTRLRTVRVDVDSAGQSCKERMLTVLYERVTEHSLGSREFMVHESDEENSLEGLFEDLNVVSLFNNIIKPIISLVSQPLKSHLRNEILVRSLPSDLRDLDQIN, from the exons ATGACTAATAATATTAAGGAAGCTTTATATATAG TGCTAAGTGAAAGAAATAATGGCAACCTAATGATGCAAAGGGAAGAAATAGACACCTTGCAGGCAATTTACTCCAGAGATGGGGAGCTTGAAATTTTATTCCAAG ATGAGACAACTTGTGTGATATCCTTGAAAATCAACCTGAACTCCGAAAATCTCTATAAACACTCCAGTAATAAACATGGAAAAAAGTTCACTATTACATTAGAACTTCCAGAAGGATATCCACACGTTGTTCCTAATATCTCTGTTGATTGTAACCTCTTCACAAGACAGACACAGACAAGGTTATTGGCTGATATAAGAAGTTATGCCCTAACCCTTCTGGGTTCACCAATGGTAATGGATCTCGTTCTGTGGCTCCAAGAAAATGGACTTTGTTATGTTTCAGAAGAGAAAGATGTAACTTTGTCCCAAGAATCGG AAGAAACGTGGACAACGTTGCTGTCTCTAGATCATATGAGATCTAAAACCAAGTATGTAAAGACATTAAAGTATTGGGCTGGTGAACTCGgtttgttaaatgtaattatcTTCTACAGAAGGTGGATTTTCTTACTACTACAGGGGAAACAGAAACTTGTTAAG GAATTCGTAACACGACTGAGAACGGTACGTGTCGATGTCGATTCAGCTGGACAAAGTTGTAAGGAACGAATGCTGACCGTTCTTTACGAAAGAGTAACAGAGCATTCACTTGG TTCGAGAGAGTTTATGGTGCACGAAAGTGACGAAGAAAATTCTTTAGAGGGATTATTTGAGGATCTTAACGTCGTCTCTCTGtttaacaacataataaaacCTATAATTA